One part of the Terrimicrobium sacchariphilum genome encodes these proteins:
- the gyrA gene encoding DNA gyrase subunit A codes for MYTLNERVEKIDVADEMSKSFLDYSMSVIISRALPDARDGLKPSQRRILFAMHELSLYPPRKHMKCAKICGDTSGNYHPHGEAVIYPTLVHMAQPWAMRDTLIDPQGNFGSVEGDPPAAMRYTEARFTPLGGTLLDDLEKDTVDLVPNYDERLTEPVVFPAAFPNLLINGGTGIAVGMATNIPTHNLIEIINGICAQIDDPDITIEGLMAYIKGPDFPTGCLIQGSTGIKSYFETGRGSVRVRARVGTEEAKGGRENIVITEIPFGVNRADLVKRIAELVNEKVLTGISDVRDESDEQTRVVVDLKRDGNPKVIINNLYKHTALETSFSVNMLAIDHGKPRLLSLKDAINCYIEHRREVVLRRTRYLLSQAEIEAEKLEGYLIALANLDDFIRIIRDSRDRDEAKGRLLELSWTREIVEQIGILIRDEARLINGHYRFTEKQVTSILDLRLYQLTGLERDSIKGEYDELLKVIRDLLDILAKESRVLTIIKEELRDIQKRYGTERRTQIVPAEGEIAIEDLIANEGVIVTLTHNGFIKRTLVSAYRAQKRGGKGVIGMTAREAENEEDSDFVEHLFTATTHDYLMFFTQTGRCYVERVFEIPEGSRASKGRSIANFLELRNDEKITATIRIQGQKKEEDTWSNQLHIVFATRSGIVKKSNLSDFKNIRKGGIIAIKIEEGDHLIDCKLTGGQDEIVLITHEGMSIRFHEEEMRDQGRDTVGVWGIRPNKGDYIIAAAVVEKDAYLLVAGENGIGKQTEFEEYRVQSRGGKGVITMKTTEKTGGVAGALTVRDKDEIMLITNKGKMVRTKVDGIRVTGRNAQGVKLIDMRESENLQAIAPVVSEPEDEDSSAQA; via the coding sequence ATGTACACTCTCAACGAGCGAGTAGAAAAAATCGACGTAGCCGATGAGATGTCGAAGTCGTTCCTCGACTATTCGATGTCGGTCATCATTTCCCGCGCTCTGCCGGATGCGCGCGACGGCCTGAAGCCATCGCAGCGCCGCATCCTTTTCGCGATGCACGAGCTGAGCCTTTATCCGCCGCGCAAGCACATGAAGTGCGCGAAGATCTGCGGTGATACGTCTGGTAACTATCACCCCCACGGCGAAGCGGTCATTTACCCGACCCTCGTGCACATGGCTCAGCCCTGGGCGATGCGCGACACGCTGATCGACCCGCAGGGGAACTTTGGTTCGGTGGAAGGCGACCCGCCGGCTGCCATGCGTTACACCGAGGCTCGCTTCACGCCCCTCGGCGGCACGCTTCTCGACGACCTGGAGAAGGACACCGTCGACCTCGTGCCGAACTACGACGAACGTCTCACCGAGCCAGTGGTATTTCCTGCTGCGTTCCCGAACCTGCTGATCAATGGCGGCACGGGTATCGCGGTCGGCATGGCGACGAACATCCCGACGCACAACCTGATCGAGATCATCAACGGCATCTGCGCCCAGATCGACGATCCGGATATCACGATCGAAGGTCTCATGGCCTACATCAAGGGGCCGGATTTCCCGACGGGCTGTCTGATTCAGGGCTCGACCGGCATCAAGTCGTACTTTGAAACCGGTCGTGGCTCGGTGCGCGTGCGCGCCCGTGTCGGCACGGAAGAGGCCAAGGGCGGCCGCGAGAATATCGTCATCACGGAAATTCCGTTCGGTGTAAACCGCGCCGACCTCGTGAAGCGCATCGCGGAACTCGTGAACGAGAAGGTGCTCACGGGCATCAGCGATGTGCGCGACGAATCCGACGAGCAGACCCGCGTCGTCGTCGACCTCAAGCGTGATGGCAATCCGAAGGTCATCATCAACAATCTCTACAAGCACACCGCGCTGGAGACCTCCTTCAGCGTGAATATGCTGGCGATCGATCACGGCAAGCCGCGCCTTCTTTCTCTCAAGGACGCGATCAACTGCTACATCGAGCACCGCCGCGAGGTCGTGCTGCGCCGCACCCGCTACCTGCTCAGCCAGGCCGAGATCGAAGCCGAGAAGCTCGAGGGTTACCTCATCGCTCTCGCAAACCTTGATGATTTCATCCGGATCATCCGCGACTCACGCGATCGCGATGAAGCCAAGGGTCGTTTGCTGGAGCTCAGCTGGACCCGTGAGATCGTCGAGCAGATCGGCATCCTCATTCGCGACGAGGCCCGCCTCATCAATGGCCACTATCGCTTCACCGAGAAGCAGGTGACCAGCATCCTCGACCTGCGCCTGTATCAGCTGACCGGCCTTGAGCGCGACAGCATCAAGGGCGAGTACGACGAACTCCTCAAGGTCATCCGCGATCTCCTCGACATTCTGGCCAAGGAGTCCCGAGTGCTGACGATCATCAAGGAAGAGCTGCGCGACATTCAGAAGCGTTACGGCACGGAGCGCCGCACGCAGATCGTTCCAGCCGAGGGCGAAATCGCCATCGAGGACCTGATCGCCAATGAGGGCGTGATCGTGACGCTCACGCACAACGGCTTCATCAAGCGCACGCTGGTGAGTGCCTACCGAGCGCAGAAGCGCGGCGGCAAGGGCGTGATCGGCATGACGGCACGTGAGGCGGAGAATGAAGAGGACAGCGACTTCGTTGAGCATCTCTTCACCGCGACCACGCACGACTACCTGATGTTCTTCACGCAGACCGGTCGATGCTACGTCGAGCGCGTGTTTGAGATTCCCGAAGGCTCCCGCGCGAGCAAGGGACGTTCCATCGCGAACTTCCTCGAGCTGCGCAATGACGAAAAGATCACGGCGACGATCCGCATTCAGGGGCAGAAGAAGGAAGAGGATACGTGGAGCAACCAGCTTCACATCGTCTTCGCGACCCGTAGCGGCATCGTGAAGAAGAGCAATCTCAGCGACTTCAAAAACATCCGCAAGGGCGGCATCATTGCCATCAAGATCGAGGAAGGCGACCACCTCATTGACTGCAAGCTCACGGGCGGGCAGGACGAGATCGTGCTCATCACTCACGAGGGCATGAGCATTCGCTTCCACGAGGAAGAGATGCGCGACCAGGGCCGCGACACCGTCGGCGTGTGGGGCATCCGCCCGAACAAGGGCGACTACATCATCGCTGCGGCGGTGGTGGAGAAGGATGCCTACCTGCTGGTGGCCGGAGAGAACGGCATCGGCAAGCAGACGGAATTCGAGGAATACCGCGTGCAGAGCCGCGGCGGCAAGGGTGTCATCACCATGAAAACCACCGAGAAGACTGGTGGCGTGGCCGGTGCGCTGACCGTGCGCGATAAAGACGAGATCATGCTCATCACGAACAAGGGCAAGATGGTCCGCACGAAGGTCGACGGCATTCGTGTGACCGGCCGCAACGCCCAGGGCGTGAAGCTGATCGACATGCGCGAAAGCGAAAACCTCCAGGCCATCGCGCCAGTCGTGAGCGAGCCGGAGGACGAGGATTCCAGCGCCCAGGCGTAA
- a CDS encoding Gfo/Idh/MocA family protein produces the protein MKLQWGILSTGRIARRLAQALAVSQTGELAAVASRSLEPARAFAEEFGVPRAYGSYEELLADPGVQAVYLATPHPFHLEWVIKAAEAGKHILCEKPAGMNAREVEQMLAAAKRHGVFFMEAFMYRCHPQTAKVIEILRSGRLGQVKTIECSFGGLPAYEPKSRLFARELGGGAILDIGCYCASMARLVAGVSLGRELAEPLEIKALGQLDSGEGTDLQAHAVLRFEGGIFAHLSTSMVAPLENCVRVHGTAGVMTITQPWIAGSAGASIILKDYASNTAETISTEDATDLYAYELDAVAQYQNEGESPWPAMTGEDSLGNHRLLDAWRKEIGLTYPADEVF, from the coding sequence GTGAAACTCCAGTGGGGCATTCTGAGCACCGGGCGTATCGCCCGGCGCCTGGCCCAGGCGCTGGCAGTTTCCCAGACGGGGGAGCTGGCCGCCGTGGCCAGTCGCTCCCTGGAACCGGCCCGCGCGTTCGCTGAGGAATTCGGCGTGCCGCGAGCTTATGGTTCCTATGAGGAACTATTGGCTGATCCTGGCGTGCAGGCAGTCTATCTCGCCACGCCGCACCCGTTCCATCTGGAGTGGGTGATCAAGGCGGCGGAAGCGGGGAAGCATATCCTCTGCGAAAAGCCAGCCGGGATGAATGCTCGCGAGGTTGAGCAGATGCTTGCCGCGGCGAAGCGACATGGCGTCTTTTTCATGGAAGCCTTCATGTACCGCTGCCATCCGCAGACAGCGAAGGTGATCGAGATTTTACGCTCGGGGCGACTGGGTCAGGTGAAAACGATCGAGTGCAGCTTTGGCGGCCTGCCCGCCTATGAGCCGAAGAGCCGACTGTTTGCGCGGGAACTCGGTGGGGGAGCGATACTTGACATCGGCTGTTATTGCGCGTCGATGGCAAGGCTGGTCGCGGGTGTTTCGCTGGGTCGGGAGCTCGCGGAGCCGCTTGAAATCAAGGCGCTAGGGCAGCTTGATTCGGGCGAGGGAACAGATTTGCAGGCTCATGCGGTGCTGCGGTTTGAGGGCGGGATTTTTGCCCATCTGTCGACATCGATGGTCGCGCCGCTGGAGAATTGCGTGCGAGTGCACGGCACAGCCGGAGTCATGACGATCACGCAGCCATGGATCGCGGGATCGGCGGGTGCTTCGATCATCCTGAAGGACTACGCCAGCAATACCGCCGAGACGATTTCCACCGAGGACGCGACCGATCTGTATGCCTACGAACTCGATGCCGTGGCGCAGTATCAGAACGAAGGTGAGTCACCGTGGCCTGCGATGACCGGGGAGGATTCGCTGGGAAATCACCGCCTCCTCGACGCATGGCGCAAGGAAATCGGTCTGACTTATCCAGCGGACGAGGTTTTTTAG
- a CDS encoding DUF3828 domain-containing protein, whose amino-acid sequence MSRILALLLLVLPVSVSLANDEADIRTAVQGFYDSYIQALPKLNGYKGTMNFVAKDPRVTPEFATALRKVYTKALKDDPELGYGSDAIVCGQDWPDKGFQVGKIKIDRDGDEADVKVVSREPNFKHTIDVEVVKRNGRWLINEIGDISGD is encoded by the coding sequence ATGAGCCGTATCCTTGCCCTCCTACTCTTGGTTCTCCCGGTATCTGTCTCCCTCGCCAATGACGAAGCCGACATTCGCACGGCAGTGCAGGGATTTTACGACAGCTATATCCAGGCTCTGCCCAAGCTGAACGGCTACAAAGGGACAATGAACTTCGTGGCGAAGGACCCGCGCGTGACGCCGGAATTTGCGACAGCTTTGCGCAAGGTTTACACCAAGGCGCTCAAGGATGATCCTGAGCTCGGCTACGGCTCCGACGCGATCGTGTGCGGCCAGGACTGGCCGGACAAGGGATTTCAGGTCGGCAAGATCAAGATCGACCGAGATGGCGACGAAGCCGATGTGAAAGTGGTCAGTCGCGAACCAAATTTCAAACACACCATCGATGTCGAGGTGGTGAAGAGAAATGGCCGCTGGCTCATTAATGAGATCGGCGACATTTCGGGCGATTAA
- a CDS encoding alpha/beta hydrolase, translating into MKSIPLWDGPAPYAKGSSPADIPTLDIYEPFGNTFRDCAVVILPGGGYGFLSGQEGEGFAGLFQLWGFHAFVCNYRLGSDGYRHPTMLTDASRAVRIVRSQAAERGYDPKKIVIIGSSAGGHLAATVLTQWIEADANASDPIDRESSRPDLGILCYPVITMGDFTHKGSQENLLGVDAEQDMLEAMSAEKNVTAQTPQTFIWHTYEDGAVPVENAVHFASALRKAGVPFELHIYQDGGHGLGMKDGIPWVNDCFNWLQKRLKS; encoded by the coding sequence GTGAAATCGATTCCTCTCTGGGATGGACCCGCCCCTTATGCCAAGGGTTCATCGCCCGCCGACATTCCCACCCTCGACATCTACGAACCCTTCGGCAACACCTTCCGCGACTGCGCCGTCGTCATCCTCCCGGGAGGCGGCTATGGCTTTCTCTCCGGCCAGGAGGGAGAAGGTTTCGCCGGTCTTTTCCAACTCTGGGGCTTCCACGCCTTTGTCTGCAACTACCGCCTCGGCTCCGATGGCTATCGCCATCCCACCATGCTTACAGACGCCTCGCGCGCTGTGCGCATCGTTCGTTCGCAGGCAGCCGAGCGCGGGTATGATCCCAAAAAGATCGTCATCATTGGCTCTTCCGCCGGCGGCCACCTCGCCGCCACGGTTTTGACCCAGTGGATCGAGGCTGATGCCAACGCCAGCGACCCGATTGATCGCGAGTCCTCCCGCCCCGATCTCGGCATCCTCTGCTACCCGGTGATTACGATGGGTGACTTCACCCACAAGGGTTCGCAGGAAAATCTCCTCGGCGTCGATGCTGAGCAAGACATGCTGGAGGCCATGTCCGCCGAAAAGAACGTCACGGCTCAAACCCCGCAGACATTCATCTGGCACACCTACGAGGATGGTGCCGTGCCGGTCGAGAATGCCGTGCATTTCGCGTCAGCTCTCCGCAAGGCCGGAGTGCCTTTCGAACTTCACATCTACCAGGATGGCGGACACGGCCTGGGAATGAAGGACGGCATTCCCTGGGTGAACGACTGTTTCAACTGGCTGCAGAAGCGCCTGAAATCCTAA
- a CDS encoding TetR/AcrR family transcriptional regulator yields MSRVKEGQIPTREKLVDAAVRLMLKRGFVATGVDDVCAEAGVTKGAFFHYFKSKEDIGVAALQRWADFGMALYAEAERLDISADPLVRVHKMLDIMTGFAQQPEECVCCLVGMFAQEMSFTNEHLREGSAKALADWTSYVAKLLQEAKDIHKPVADFDVEGVAWFLNSIWQGSMLIGKTQPDSTVVVQNLRYARDYVDSLFFGSKAPEKAGQGKKAS; encoded by the coding sequence ATGAGTAGAGTGAAGGAGGGTCAGATCCCGACCAGGGAAAAGCTGGTCGATGCCGCCGTGCGATTAATGCTGAAGCGAGGCTTCGTGGCCACCGGCGTGGACGATGTCTGCGCGGAGGCGGGAGTCACGAAGGGCGCGTTCTTTCATTACTTCAAGTCCAAGGAGGACATCGGCGTGGCTGCGCTGCAGCGGTGGGCCGATTTTGGTATGGCACTCTACGCCGAAGCTGAGCGACTGGATATTTCCGCGGACCCGCTCGTCCGCGTCCATAAGATGCTCGATATCATGACTGGCTTCGCTCAGCAGCCGGAGGAATGCGTCTGCTGCCTGGTGGGGATGTTTGCGCAGGAGATGTCCTTTACGAACGAGCATCTGCGCGAGGGCAGCGCCAAGGCTTTGGCGGATTGGACCTCCTATGTGGCGAAGCTTCTCCAAGAGGCGAAAGACATTCACAAGCCAGTTGCCGATTTCGATGTTGAAGGAGTGGCCTGGTTTCTTAACAGCATCTGGCAGGGCTCGATGCTGATCGGCAAAACACAGCCGGATTCCACGGTGGTCGTCCAAAACCTCCGGTACGCGCGAGACTATGTGGACAGCCTGTTTTTCGGCTCCAAGGCGCCTGAGAAAGCGGGGCAGGGAAAGAAAGCCAGCTAG
- a CDS encoding low affinity iron permease family protein codes for MKARTSSHRTSWFTRFAQRCAHWSGQPVTFVAAVGLLVVWGISGPIFGFSDTWQLIINTSTTIVTFLMVFLIQNTQNRDTEALQIKLDELIRATRAANNSMLDLEKLEEADLDRIRADYEQLAEKARSEITNRKSRRRKSD; via the coding sequence GTGAAAGCTCGCACTTCCTCTCATCGCACCAGTTGGTTTACGCGATTCGCCCAGCGTTGCGCCCACTGGTCGGGGCAGCCGGTTACCTTCGTGGCAGCAGTGGGGTTGCTTGTCGTCTGGGGGATTTCGGGCCCCATCTTCGGATTCAGCGATACCTGGCAGCTGATCATCAATACGAGCACGACCATCGTGACATTCCTGATGGTATTCTTGATTCAGAACACTCAGAACCGCGACACCGAGGCTCTTCAGATCAAGCTGGACGAACTCATCCGCGCCACGCGCGCTGCGAACAACTCCATGCTCGATCTCGAGAAGCTCGAGGAGGCCGACCTCGATCGTATCCGCGCGGATTACGAACAACTTGCCGAAAAAGCCCGTTCTGAAATCACCAACCGCAAAAGCCGTCGACGAAAATCCGACTAG
- a CDS encoding LamG domain-containing protein, with protein sequence MVAINFPDFLKLSFIATFSFGLGLELSQAQLIEWKFNEGSGEMAESSGSAGAAALAMKNDKVQTSLFTPDGGGASGKPGDYALDLSGANGMGANNPPNTGPVATVSGNAEGLSALGGLESLTITGWIKPQAPITGAARIIVGKTFYVQAGSSGELQFGVVPDNGTPVFVNSEPNYTEVGMWMFFAITYDGTRTMDNVNFYVGATDAGLTLVCTRSVDAGRLPPFSGGLEVGNVSSGVRPFQGMIDDLTIYGAENGTEGALPQAKIEEIYNKIAKP encoded by the coding sequence ATGGTCGCCATTAACTTCCCCGATTTCCTAAAACTCAGTTTTATCGCGACATTTTCTTTCGGCCTCGGCCTCGAACTCTCGCAGGCCCAGCTTATTGAATGGAAATTCAATGAGGGCAGCGGAGAAATGGCGGAAAGCTCCGGCTCCGCGGGCGCCGCTGCTCTGGCGATGAAGAATGACAAAGTCCAAACATCGCTTTTCACTCCTGATGGCGGGGGAGCCTCCGGCAAGCCCGGTGACTATGCCCTGGACCTCTCCGGAGCTAATGGCATGGGAGCCAATAACCCGCCAAACACCGGTCCCGTCGCCACCGTGTCGGGAAACGCAGAGGGACTGTCGGCACTTGGTGGGCTGGAATCCCTGACGATTACCGGCTGGATTAAACCTCAGGCGCCCATCACAGGTGCAGCCCGCATCATTGTCGGGAAAACCTTCTACGTGCAGGCCGGCAGTAGCGGCGAGCTTCAGTTCGGAGTCGTTCCAGACAACGGCACTCCTGTCTTTGTCAACAGCGAGCCCAACTATACAGAGGTGGGAATGTGGATGTTCTTTGCCATTACCTATGATGGCACCCGCACCATGGATAATGTGAACTTCTACGTGGGTGCCACTGACGCCGGACTTACTCTCGTCTGCACCCGTTCCGTTGACGCTGGCAGACTCCCCCCCTTTTCCGGCGGGTTGGAAGTGGGCAACGTCTCTTCCGGTGTACGACCGTTTCAGGGGATGATCGATGATCTCACCATTTACGGCGCGGAAAACGGAACCGAGGGTGCTCTGCCCCAGGCGAAAATCGAAGAGATTTACAACAAGATCGCCAAGCCCTGA